A region of Malaclemys terrapin pileata isolate rMalTer1 chromosome 20 unlocalized genomic scaffold, rMalTer1.hap1 SUPER_20_unloc_2, whole genome shotgun sequence DNA encodes the following proteins:
- the SHANK1 gene encoding SH3 and multiple ankyrin repeat domains protein 1, whose protein sequence is MPRSPGSSEEERVSEYPEGESDSESSRDGPPGASPGPLDRRTQGPPMSVPDAARFSMMVFRIGIPDLNQTKCLRFNPDAAIWVAKQQILCTLNESLKDVLNYGLFQPATNGRDAKFLDEERLLRDYPQSFEKGVPYLEFRYKTRVYKQTNLDEKQLAKLHTKTGLKKFLEYVQHGAAEKVARLLDKGLDPNYHDSDTGETPLTLAAQLEGTVDVIRLLCLGGAHIDFRARDGATALHRAVCTRRYGALTALLDLGGSPNYKDRRGLTPLYHTAMVGGDPRCCELLLYNQAHIGTMDENGWQEIHQACQHGHSQHLEHLLFYGAEPGAQNASGNTALHVCALYNKESCARILLYRGANKEIKNNSGQTPFQVAVIAGNFELGELIKNHRDADVVPFQESPQYAARRRDGGRSLGVPHLLLRANSDTSMNVPDWMLYGSPTAPPPPATVAVQAPKITTGTLRSASSPRGARTRSPSRGRHPEDGKRQQRGRPSSSGFPRDSAAGGTLNSRGMKRKLYSAVPGRTFMAMKPYQAQAEGELSLSKGEKIKVLSVGEGGFWEGQVKGRVGWFPSDCVEEVQTKTQDGKQESRSDKAKRLFRHYTVGSYDSFDAPSDYIIKEKTVLLQKKDNEGFGFVLRGAKAQTPIEEFTPTPAFPALQYLESVDEGGVAWRAGLRMGDFLIEVNGQNVVKVGHRQVVNMIRQGGNNLMVKVVMVTRNPEMEEAMRKKAAPQQTKRLPPPAISLRSKSMTSELEEMVSPWKKRSDYEPALATEKKRTVYQMALNKLDEILAAAQQTISVGEGPSSGGLPSLGKARGPKGYFTSESNFEPHRMGQPSYERPSYLPPGAPQGLMLRQKSIGSVEDEKPYLAPPAMKFSRSLSVPGSEDIPPPPTTSPPEPPYSAPPSASGRLTPAVRSTFNPAAEAKLYPASLHQEPAAFEGPARREKLAMYRQELERGAEAGPTRGWRGHHAHPELRFYNLPARAASAAMYVPAKPLRRKGPLVKQTKVEDEQRQQGAAPQTQPPAPAPPTPAPPAPEKNSIAIPTIVIKAPSTSSSGRSSQGSSMETEGQPEPAPVPALPLHNSMDFTSQFGAALVGAARRDREWHSEARRRSALFLSTEVPEDEAPEPAPAPRLRHSKSIDEGMFSAEPYLQLSYAQPLPPGTYYQPRTAKAYGGAGTTSAFTTVCSSFLPQLQPRPGGGNAPPLIHPLTGKILDPGSPLGLALVARERALQESHSQQLQQGRAEAEERRSRPSSPRFGEVAPEPSGGGGSILRLWGAPAGEPRPESPRRRAPSEPKGAPWAGEKRGEEGAGGEKLHVRFVENCRPREESEPAPARVVEENGLPLLVLPPPAPSIDVDDEFLFTEPLPPPLEFSNSFEKPDSPKAGREPPAVPAPEPAPAPPPPAPPATAALDSTTSSLTSYDSEVATLTQGGAPEPREAPHVNFSSVVSSIQIPAPEPPEAVTDSGIEEIDSRSSSDHHLETISSVSTLSSMSGLSSEGAELLDSYVTYLDGQAFGGPAEKPGKLRSRPFPARRDPATPTSSTISVAACAESVFALTPAPAQEPPAPQRRSPTLPWEEGGAAKPSPVSAMKASIISELSSKLQQMSGVSWARPSDGAGPFGADRPSSLQRQRLPEDASGPSKPPSSLFHNWPKAGPGAKPPKSVEFDIRPALRRAPSPAALPSEHKISPAPRPSSLPILPSVPLYGGIYDLRGSPPSGPCPFPDFPSGSRSLSPTHFLPPATDKPFGAKPLPFWTKFDVADWLEYLKLGEHRDRFLDNEIDGSHLPSLTKEDYIDLGVTRVGHRMNIDRALKLFLER, encoded by the exons aaATGCCTGCGGTTCAACCCTGACGCGGCCATCTGGGTGGCCAAACAGCAGATCCTCTGCACCCTGAACGAGAGCCTGAAGGACGTGTTGAACTACGGGCTCTTCCAGCCGGCCACCAACGGGCGGGACGCCAAGTTCCTGGACGAGGAGCGGCTGCTGCGGGACTACCCCCAGAGCTTTGAGAAGGGCGTGCCCTACCTCGAG ttCCGCTACAAGACTCGGGTTTACAAACAGACCAACCTGGACGAGAAGCAGCTGGCGAAACTGCACACCAAG actGGCCTGAAGAAGTTCCTGGAGTACGTGCAGCATGGGGCGGCGGAGAAGGTGGCGCGGCTTCTGGACAAGGGCCTGGACCCCAACTACCACGACTCGGACACGGGGG AGACCCCGCTGacgctggctgcccagctggagggGACCGTCGACGTGATCCGGCTGCTCTGCCTTGGGGGCGCGCACATTGATTTCCGGGCACGGGACGGTGCCACCGCGCTGCACCGGGCAGTTTGCACCCGGCGCTATGGAGCCCTGACG GCGTTGCTGGACCTTGGGGGCTCCCCCAACTACAAGGACCGTAGGGGCCTCACCCCCCTGTACCACACGGCCATGGTGGGGGGCGACCCACGCTGCTGCGAGCTGCTGCTCTACAACCAGGCCCACATCGGCACCATGGACGAGAATGGCTGGCAGGAGATCCACCAG GCCTGCCAGCACGGGCACTCCCAGCATCTGGAACATCTGCTCTTCTACGGGGCCGAGCCGGGGGCCCAGAACGCTTCCGGGAACACGGCGCTGCATGTCTGTGCCCTGTAcaacaag GAAAGCTGTGCCCGGATCCTGCTCTACCGGGGGGCCAACAAAGAGATTAAGAACAACAGCGGCCAGACGCCTTtccag GTGGCTGTGATCGCCGGGAACTTCGAGCTGGGGGAGCTGATCAAGAACCACCGGGATGCTGACGTGG TCCCGTTCCAGGAGTCCCCGCAGTATGCAGCCCGGCGCCGAGACGGGGGGCGCAGCCTGGGggtcccccacctcctcctccgggCCAACAGTGACACCAGCATGAACGTGCCCGACTGGATGCTGTACGGCTCTCCCACTGCGCCCCCACCGCCGGCCACGGTGGCTGTGCAGGCCCCGAAGATCACCACAGGGACCCTGCGCAGCGCCAGCAGCCCCCGCGGCGCCCGCACCCGCTCCCCTTCCCGTGGGCGCCACCCTGAGGATGGCAAGAGGCAGCAGCGTGGACGCCCTAG TTCTAGCGGTTTCCCCAGGGACTCGGCGGCGGGCGGGACCCTGAACAGCCGGGGAATGAAGCGGAAGCTTTACTCGGCCGTGCCGGGCCGAACCTTCATGGCTATGAAACCCTACCAGGCCCAGGCGGAGGGCGAGCTGTCCCTCAGCAAGGGCGAGAAGATCAAGG TGCTGAGTGTGGGCGAAGGCGGGTTCTGGGAGGGGCAGGTGAAGGGCCGGGTCGGCTGGTTCCCCTCGGACTGCGTGGAAGAGGTGCAGACCAAGACACAGGATGGAAAGCAAG AGAGCCGGAGCGACAAGGCCAAGCGCCTCTTCCGACATTACACGGTGGGATCCTACGACAGCTTTGACGCCCCCAG TGACTACATCATTAAGGAGAAGACGGTTTTGCTGCAGAAGAAGGACAACGAGGGGTTCGGTTTCGTCCTACGTGGAGCCAAGG CGCAGACCCCGATCGAGGAGTTCACGCCCACCCCGGCCTTCCCCGCCCTGCAGTACTTGGAGTCCGTGGATGAGGGGGGCGTGGCCTGGCGCGCCGGCCTCCGCATGGGGGACTTTCTGATTGAG GTCAACGGGCAGAACGTGGTGAAGGTTGGGCACCGGCAGGTTGTGAACATGATTCGCCAGGGGGGCAACAACCTGATGGTGAAGGTCGTCATGGTAACCAGGAACCCTGAGATGGAAGAGGCCATGAGAAAGAAAG CGGCTCCCCAGCAGACGAAacgactgccccccccagccatCTCGCTGCGCTCCAAATCCATGACCTCTGAGCTGGAGGAGATGG TCTCCCCCTGGAAGAAGAGGAGTG ATTACGAGCCGGCGCTGGCCACGGAGAAGAAGAGGACGGTCTATCAGATGGCGCTGa ACAAGCTGGACGAGATCCTGGCTGCAGCTCAGCAGACGATCAGCGTGGGGGAGGGGCCCAGCTCCGGCgggctcccctccctggggaaggcCCGGGGGCCCAAGGGCTACTTCACCTCCGAG TCAAACTTCGAGCCGCATCGGATGGGGCAGCCCAGCTACGAGCGCCCGTCGTACCTGCCCCCCGGTGCCCCCCAGGGCCTCATGCTGCGCCAGAAATCCATCG GCTCGGTGGAGGATGAGAAGCCCTACCTGGCTCCCCCAGCCATGAAATTCAGCCGCAGCTTGTCCGTCCCCGGCTCGGAGgacatccccccgccccccaccacctcccctccGGAGCCCCCTTACAGCGCCCCCCCTTCCGCCAGTGGCCGCCTCACCCCCGCCGTGCGCTCCACCTTCAACCCAGCCGCCGAGGCGAAGCTCTACCCGGCCTCGCTGCACCAGGAGCCGGCCGCCTTCGAGGGCCCGGCCCGGCGCGAGAAGCTGGCCATGTACCGCcaggagctggagcggggggctgaggctgggcccACCCGGGGTTGGCGTGGGCACCACGCGCACCCGGAGCTGCGTTTCTACAACCTGCCGGCCCGGGCGGCCAGCGCCGCCATGTACGTCCCGGCCAAGCCGCTGCGCCGGAAAGGCCCACTGGTGAAGCAGACCAAGGTGGAGGATGAGCAGAGGCAGCAAGGGGCTGCCCCCCAGACTCAGCCGCCCGCCCCGGCGCCGCCCACCCCGGCACCACCCGCCCCCGAGAAGAACTCCATCGCCATCCCCACCATCGTCATCAAAGCCccctccaccagcagcagcgggcGCAGCAGTCAGGGAAGCAGCATGGAGACGGAGGGGCAGCCGGAGCCGGCCCCGGTGCCGGCTCTGCCCCTCCACAACAGCATGGACTTCACCAGCCAGTTCGGCGCGGCCCTGgtgggggcggcgcggcgggacCGGGAGTGGCACAGCGAGGCCCGCCGCCGCTCCGCCCTCTTCCTCTCCACCGAGGTGCCAGAGGACGAGGCGCCCGAGCCAGCTCCAGCGCCCCGGCTCCGGCACTCGAAGAGCATCGACGAGGGCATGTTCTCAGCCGAGCCCTACCTGCAGCTGAGTTACGCCCAGCCCCTGCCGCCGGGCACCTATTACCAGCCACGCACCGCCAAGGCCTACGGGGGTGCCGGCACCACCAGCGCCTTCACCACCGTCTGCTCCAgcttcctgccccagctccagccccggccgGGCGGTGGGAACGCCCCGCCCCTCATCCACCCGCTGACGGGCAAGATCCTAGACCCGGGCTCGCCCCTGGGCCTGGCGCTGGTGGCCCGGGAGCGGGCACTGCAGGAGTCGCACTCTCAGCAGCTGCAGCAAGGCCGGGCGGAGGCGGAGGAGCGAAGATCCCGCCCGTCCTCGCCCCGGTTCGGGGAGGTGGCGCCGGAGCCCTCCGGAGGAGGCGGCTCCATCCTGCGCCTGTGGGGGGCGCCGGCGGGTGAGCCGCGCCCGGAGAGCCCCCGGCGCCGGGCCCCCTCCGAGCCCAAGGGCGCCCCGTGGGCAGGGGagaagcggggggaggagggggccgggGGCGAGAAGCTGCACGTGCGCTTTGTGGAGAACTGCCGGCCCCGGGAGGAGAGCGAGCCGGCGCCGGCCCGGGTTGTGGAGGAGAACGGGCTGCCCCTGCTGGTCCTCCCGCCGCCGGCTCCCTCCATCGACGTGGACGACGAGTTCCTCTTCACAGAGCCGCTGCCCCCGCCGCTGGAGTTCTCCAACAGCTTCGAGAAGCCCGACTCCCCCAAGGCAGGCCGGGAGCCCCCCGCCGTCCCCGCCCCGGAGCCGGCGCCCGCCCCGCCGCCGCCCGCgccgcccgccaccgccgccctGGACTCCACCACCTCCAGCCTGACCTCCTACGACAGCGAGGTGGCCACGCTGACCCAGGGCGGGGCGCCCGAGCCCCGGGAGGCCCCCCACGTCAACTTCTCCTCGGTGGTGTCCTCCATCCAGATCCCGGCGCCCGAGCCCCCTGAGGCGGTGACCGACTCGGGCATCGAGGAGATCGACAGCCGGAGCAGCAGCGACCACCACCTGGAGACCATCAGCTCCGTCTCCACCCTGTCCAGCATGTCGGGGCTGTCCAGCGAGGGGGCGGAGCTGCTGGATAGTTACGTCACCTACCTGGACGGCCAAGCCTTCGGCGGCCCGGCGGAGAAGCCCGGCAAGCTACGTTCCCGGCCCTTCCCCGCCCGCCGCGACCCCGCCACCCCCACCAGCTCCACCATCTCGGTGGCGGCCTGCGCCGAGAGCGTCTTCGCCCTCACGCCCGCCCCGGCCCAGGAGCCGCCCGCCCCGCAGCGCCGCTCGCCCAccctgccctgggaggagggtggggcgGCCAAGCCCTCGCCCGTCTCGGCCATGAAAGCCAGCATCATCAGCGAGCTGAGCTCCAAGCTGCAGCAGATGAGTGGGGTGTCGTGGGCCCGGCCCTCCGACGGCGCGGGCCCCTTCGGCGCCGACcggcccagctccctgcagcgCCAAAG GCTCCCCGAGGATGCGTCGGGCCCCTCCAAGCCGCCCAGCAGCCTGTTCCACAACTGGCCCAAGGCGGGGCCGGGCGCCAAGCCCCCGAAAAGCGTGGAGTTCGACATCCGCCCGGCGCTGCGccgcgcccccagccccgccgcccTGCCCAGCGAGCACAAGAtcagcccggccccccgcccctcctccctgcccatcctgccctCCGTCCCCCTCTACGGCGGCATCTACGACCTGCGCGGCTCCCCCCCGTccggcccctgccccttccccgactTCCCCTCCGGCAGCCGCTCCCTCtcgcccacccacttcctgcccccggCCACGGACAAGCCCTTCGGCGCCAAGCCCCTGCCTTTCTGGACCAAATTCGACGTGGCCGACTGGCTGGAGTACCTGAAGCTGGGCGAGCACCGCGACCGCTTCCTGGACAACGAGATCGACGGCTCCCACCTGCCCTCGCTCACCAAGGAGGATTACATCGACCTGGGCGTCACCCGCGTCGGGCACCGCATGAACATTGACCGCGCCCTCAAGCTCTTCCTGGAGAGGTGA